The following DNA comes from Labrus mixtus chromosome 8, fLabMix1.1, whole genome shotgun sequence.
GTGATTGAAATTCTCAGTTGTTATTGTCTTAAATTGCATCTCACACACAGATCCTCCAGCTGTGTTTCAGTGCAGTCTCAAAGTCCtaaatgtttttactgttaaTTTACTAAATGAGATGCACCTCTATATCCAGACAGAGGTCTTTCCATTTTTCACAATAGTTGCAGCCTTCTCTGTGGCCGACTTCGGCCTTGCTCCCTGCTTCTCCTGAACTGTATTGACTCGATTTTGCTCTGCCATTGTGCCCCCAGAAGTAGGACTACTTGCTCTGGaggtttgttggttgtttttggtttgataAGTTTGAAAGGCCATATCAAGCTGTTCCTGGGCCACCCGGAGGTGCCGGTGAAGGCTGGCCAAATCAGAAGGGATGTTCTCATCTGGACTGATGCACTGCTGCTCCTGGGCCACATTGGCCACATTCTGCTCGTGTGTGATGAGGCTGTTAGGGATCCTGCTAGGTTTGTCGGTCTTCATCACAAGGTTGTACCCTGGAGGGGAGCCTTGGATGTTGCGAGTGAACGGGCAGCCGTAGGACGTCCGTCGGCCCCGAATCCTCTTCATACGAAGGGTGTCCCGAAAGGTGCCTATTCCCAGGTGAAgcatctcacacacatttagaaCTAGACAAAGACAGCTTACCACATACATGATAAGGAGGaagattgttttctctgttggcCTGGAGATAAAACAGTCCACTCTGTGAGGACAGGGGATCCTGTTGCATACATATGAAGGGCTAACTCGAAAGCCGTAGAGGAGATACTGTCCTGCCAGGAAAGCAATTTCAAAAATAGCTCGTGACATGAGCTGAAGAACATACATTCTCATCAGTCCTTCTTGCATAATTCTTCGGCGTCCATCGTGCTTTGGTGGGTCTCTGCTTGTGCTGCTCACGGGTTCAGGCTTGGCCTCTTGCACCTCAAGTGTATCCTCGTAGATCATAGGCTCAGCATCGtcgtcctcatcctcctctaaGACGTCCTCCAGATGGTGGCTTTCTCTCCACCtggagtgaggaggaggctTTCTTCGGAGCCTGTTGTGCTTCCTGCGGTCCTCCTCTGATGTTCGGGCGATCTTGTGGATTGCGTAACCCAGGTACATGATGGAGGGAGTGGAGATCATGATGATCTGGAAGACCCAAAAGCGGACGTGTGAGAGAGGGGCAAAGGCATCGTAGCAGACATTGTCACAGCCCGGCTGCTTGGTGTTGCAGATAAATTTGGTCTGCTCGTCCGAGTAGATCGACTCTCCTCCGACTGCTGTGAGCACGATGCGGAAGATGATGAGCACGGTCAGCCACACCTTCCCCACAAAGGTGGAGTGATGGTGGATTTCTTCCAGGAGACGAGTGAGAAAGCTCCAGCTCATGTTGCTCTGGTAAGCTTTTCAACTAGAATCTGGAAAGAGAATAAAGAAATTCATTGAGAtctattattaaataaatggtATGATTTgctgataaaacattttgtttaattacatttcttacTAGGAATTGTTGGAAGTATTAGCTTGCAGAAgtttttaaaccaaagcaaATACAGTCGAAGGCTTCAActcaacataaacacatttaaatatctgtttgTTGAAGTACATCAACAGTATGTCCAGAGCTCAAACTGACATTTTCAAATGTCTTGTTTGGTTAGACTGCCACTCCAAAAACCCAAAGATATTCAAACAACTATCATAAA
Coding sequences within:
- the gjc2 gene encoding gap junction protein gamma 2, encoding MSWSFLTRLLEEIHHHSTFVGKVWLTVLIIFRIVLTAVGGESIYSDEQTKFICNTKQPGCDNVCYDAFAPLSHVRFWVFQIIMISTPSIMYLGYAIHKIARTSEEDRRKHNRLRRKPPPHSRWRESHHLEDVLEEDEDDDAEPMIYEDTLEVQEAKPEPVSSTSRDPPKHDGRRRIMQEGLMRMYVLQLMSRAIFEIAFLAGQYLLYGFRVSPSYVCNRIPCPHRVDCFISRPTEKTIFLLIMYVVSCLCLVLNVCEMLHLGIGTFRDTLRMKRIRGRRTSYGCPFTRNIQGSPPGYNLVMKTDKPSRIPNSLITHEQNVANVAQEQQCISPDENIPSDLASLHRHLRVAQEQLDMAFQTYQTKNNQQTSRASSPTSGGTMAEQNRVNTVQEKQGARPKSATEKAATIVKNGKTSVWI